A single genomic interval of Malania oleifera isolate guangnan ecotype guangnan chromosome 11, ASM2987363v1, whole genome shotgun sequence harbors:
- the LOC131167902 gene encoding probable prolyl 4-hydroxylase 7, translating to MSTEPDAAKIKTPLLRPRCSRRFPMDSRDFLSFALCFLLLFPSVSLSSLQFPGWLRENQTRRSVLQLNRGGFSAGFDPTRVTQLSWSPRAFIYRGFLSEKECDHLVELAKGKLEKSMVADNDSGKSIESEVRTSSGMFLNKAQDEIVANIEARIAAWTFLPIENGEAIQILHYEIGQKYEPHFDYFHDKANQELGGHRVATVLMYLSNIEKGGETVFPDSEEKMSQLKDDDWSDCAKQGYAVKPDKGDALLFFSLHPDATTDPRSLHGSCPVIEGEKWSATKWIHVRSFEKSMNNAGNGGCVDEHTSCAQWATSGECQKNPIYMVGTEDSPGSCRKSCNVCSS from the exons ATGTCAACCGAGCCCGACGCAGCAAAAATAAAAACGCCTCTGTTGCGGCCTCGTTGCAGCAGACGCTTTCCGATGGATTCGCGGGATTTTCTTTCGTTTGCTCTGTGTTTCCTCCTCCTTTTCCCTAGTGTCTCCCTTTCTTCTCTCCAGTTTCCCGGATGGCTTCGAGAAAACCAAAC GCGCAGATCGGTGCTTCAACTGAACCGTGGCGGTTTTTCAGCCGGATTTGATCCTACCAGGGTTACTCAACTCTCTTGGAGTCCCag GGCGTTCATCTACAGGGGGTTTCTATCGGAGAAGGAGTGTGACCATCTTGTTGAACTG GCCAAGGGAAAACTGGAGAAGTCAATGGTTGCTGACAATGACTCGGGTAAGAGTATAGAGAGCGAGGTCCGGACGAGTTCTGGCATGTTTCTTAACAAAGCTCAG GATGAAATAGTTGCAAATATTGAGGCCAGAATTGCTGCATGGACCTTCCTTCCAATAG AAAATGGGGAAGCCATTCAAATTCTGCACTACGAAATTGGTCAAAAGTATGAGCCACATTTTGACTATTTCCATGACAAGGCTAATCAAGAGCTGGGCGGCCACCGGGTTGCCACTGTACTCATGTATCTGTCTAATATTGAGAAGGGCGGAGAGACAGTCTTTCCTGATTCAGAG GAAAAAATGTCCCAGCTGAAGGATGATGACTGGTCCGACTGTGCTAAGCAGGGCTATGCAG TGAAACCTGATAAGGGTGATGCCTTGCTGTTCTTCAGTCTTCATCCGGATGCCACGACAGATCCAAGAAGCTTGCATGGGAGCTGCCCTGTCATTGAGGGTGAGAAGTGGTCAGCTACCAAGTGGATTCACGTGCGATCCTTTGAAAAGTCTATGAATAATGCAGGAAACGGTGGGTGTGTGGATGAGCACACAAGCTGCGCTCAATGGGCTACCAGCGGTGAGTGTCAAAAGAATCCTATCTATATGGTGGGGACTGAAGACTCCCCAGGATCCTGTAGAAAGAGTTGTAATGTATGCTCATCCTAG